From the Leptospira sp. WS60.C2 genome, one window contains:
- the aspS gene encoding aspartate--tRNA ligase, with amino-acid sequence MNHWVTSEYKNRVSATSVSDASVGKTLFLSGWAFRYRDQGGVIFIDLRDRSGILQIVARKEILGDDFSKVEKIRSEYVIAVKGKLALRDAESVNPKMETGKYELIAESIEILNTSKTPPFTLDEFDPSGEEIRLKYRYLDMRREELRDRLVLRHKLTFALREYLDQNSFLEIETPILNKSTPEGARDFLVPSRLNAGEFYALPQSPQLFKQILMIGGMERYFQIVKCFRDEDLRADRQPEFTQLDMEFSFVTEEDIRREIEAMWAYALKKVFHLEVNAPFMTMPYHVAMEEYGSDKPDIRFGMKLVNVSELVKSCDFQVFTGAITSGGVVKAICVPGGSTISRKEIEDLTAWLSRDFRAKGLAYMKHGASGLESTITKRFTPETLEAIAKAVGSKEGDMVFFGADSSKIVNASLGALRLKLSEKYDPPKVPYSFHWVIDFPMFELDETTKTWTFLHHPFTSPKEEDFQKLRDWKAGKEVDLSSIGAKAYDLVLNGTEIGGGSIRIHNPEIQSLVLEAIGIGEEDAKSKFGFLLDALSFGAPPHGGIAFGVDRIMMLLTGGTSIRDVIAFPKTQKGTCMMSEAPGPVESKQLEELKLRVVTI; translated from the coding sequence TTGAATCACTGGGTAACATCAGAATACAAAAATAGAGTTAGCGCAACGAGTGTCTCAGATGCTTCGGTTGGTAAAACATTATTCCTTTCGGGTTGGGCTTTCCGTTACCGCGACCAAGGGGGAGTGATCTTCATCGACCTTCGGGATCGTTCCGGAATTTTACAGATTGTTGCAAGAAAAGAAATCCTCGGAGATGATTTTTCCAAAGTCGAAAAAATTCGTTCTGAGTATGTGATTGCTGTCAAAGGAAAACTAGCCCTTCGGGATGCAGAATCTGTGAATCCCAAAATGGAAACAGGGAAATACGAACTCATTGCTGAGTCGATTGAAATTTTAAATACATCCAAAACTCCACCGTTTACCTTAGATGAGTTTGATCCGTCAGGGGAAGAAATTCGTTTGAAGTATCGTTACCTCGATATGCGTAGGGAAGAACTTCGTGATCGTTTGGTCTTGCGACACAAGCTAACCTTTGCTCTACGGGAATATTTGGACCAAAATTCCTTTCTGGAAATTGAAACTCCGATCTTAAATAAATCCACTCCAGAAGGGGCACGTGATTTTCTTGTCCCATCTCGTTTGAATGCTGGTGAGTTTTATGCACTCCCACAATCACCTCAACTTTTCAAACAGATCCTCATGATTGGAGGAATGGAACGATACTTCCAAATCGTAAAATGTTTTCGGGATGAAGACTTACGTGCGGACCGCCAACCAGAATTCACACAGCTCGATATGGAGTTTTCTTTTGTCACAGAAGAAGACATCCGTCGTGAAATCGAAGCGATGTGGGCCTATGCCTTAAAAAAAGTTTTTCATTTAGAAGTGAATGCTCCCTTTATGACCATGCCATATCATGTGGCGATGGAAGAATATGGATCGGACAAACCTGACATTCGGTTTGGAATGAAACTTGTGAATGTATCAGAACTTGTGAAATCATGTGACTTCCAAGTCTTCACCGGTGCCATAACGAGTGGTGGTGTTGTGAAAGCGATTTGTGTTCCTGGTGGTTCGACTATCTCACGGAAAGAAATCGAAGACCTCACTGCATGGCTATCCCGCGACTTCCGAGCCAAAGGCCTTGCGTACATGAAACATGGTGCAAGCGGCCTTGAATCTACAATCACAAAGCGTTTCACACCGGAAACACTCGAAGCCATTGCCAAAGCGGTTGGATCCAAAGAAGGAGATATGGTTTTTTTTGGAGCAGATTCGTCTAAGATTGTGAATGCTTCGCTTGGTGCGTTACGTTTGAAATTATCAGAAAAATACGATCCACCTAAGGTCCCTTATAGTTTCCATTGGGTGATTGATTTTCCTATGTTTGAGTTAGATGAAACGACAAAAACTTGGACATTCCTCCATCACCCATTCACATCTCCCAAAGAAGAGGACTTCCAAAAACTAAGAGATTGGAAGGCTGGGAAAGAAGTTGACCTTTCTTCCATTGGTGCGAAAGCATATGATCTAGTTCTCAATGGAACAGAAATTGGTGGTGGTTCCATTAGGATCCACAACCCAGAAATCCAAAGTCTCGTGCTTGAGGCAATTGGGATTGGAGAAGAAGATGCAAAATCCAAGTTTGGATTTTTACTCGATGCGTTATCCTTTGGTGCTCCTCCTCATGGTGGGATTGCCTTTGGTGTGGATCGCATCATGATGTTACTCACTGGTGGAACCTCTATCCGTGATGTCATTGCCTTCCCGAAAACACAAAAAGGGACTTGTATGATGAGTGAAGCGCCAGGCCCAGTGGAATCGAAACAATTAGAAGAATTGAAACTTAGGGTAGTCACAATCTAA
- the dnaB gene encoding replicative DNA helicase, with protein MNSNPLQEIESEKNLIGYLLMRGVAGQEDLGLSPDDFYMDTHRRVFEAVTDLINEGTNIDLVTVTNQMREKRLFKDESRDLEYITSLYKDTVPFQPLDYYVRRVKRVSDRRKYVEALNQAIDKVKLEPGENDSVFSLVEQSLMDISRQERSKGLRKVKDDANALIDYIKNVVAASQNGTGGINGLKTHFTGLDMATTGLKSHELMILAARPGNGKTTFALNIAANAALKERKTVVIFSLEMSRIELLLKLISADARIDSYALKAGTLTSAQMTQLKDSIGNITSASLYIDDSGYLTIQEFSARLRQLRTTEEVGLVIVDYLQLMSDPKAAMGGRQQEVANISRGLKQMAREVGCPIIALSQMNRSIENRSKDQRPQLSDLRESGAIEQDADIVCFIYREEMVKPPEELDPNKRGMAEIIIAKNRAGATADFPLMFNPKISRFDNVPL; from the coding sequence ATGAATTCTAACCCCCTTCAGGAGATAGAGTCTGAGAAGAACTTAATCGGTTACCTACTCATGCGAGGGGTAGCCGGGCAGGAAGACTTAGGTCTAAGCCCTGATGACTTTTATATGGATACCCATAGAAGGGTGTTTGAAGCAGTCACAGACCTGATTAATGAAGGGACAAACATTGACCTAGTTACGGTCACAAACCAAATGCGAGAAAAACGTCTTTTTAAGGACGAGTCTCGCGACTTGGAATACATTACCTCACTTTACAAAGATACTGTTCCCTTTCAGCCGTTAGACTATTATGTGCGGCGAGTGAAACGTGTCTCCGACAGACGGAAGTATGTCGAAGCATTAAACCAAGCCATTGACAAAGTCAAACTTGAACCCGGCGAAAACGATTCTGTTTTTAGTCTCGTAGAGCAGTCGTTAATGGATATCTCGCGCCAAGAGAGATCCAAGGGTTTACGAAAAGTCAAAGATGATGCTAATGCCCTTATCGATTACATCAAAAATGTTGTGGCAGCAAGCCAAAACGGAACTGGCGGAATCAATGGTTTAAAAACCCATTTTACGGGGCTTGATATGGCAACCACTGGTCTTAAGTCACACGAACTTATGATCCTTGCCGCCCGTCCAGGAAATGGTAAAACAACCTTTGCCCTTAACATTGCAGCCAATGCCGCCTTGAAAGAGCGTAAAACGGTTGTTATTTTTTCACTCGAGATGAGTCGTATCGAACTCCTTCTCAAACTCATCAGTGCCGATGCAAGGATTGATTCCTATGCTCTGAAGGCGGGAACACTCACGTCAGCACAAATGACGCAATTAAAAGACAGTATTGGAAATATCACTTCGGCAAGTCTTTACATTGATGATTCTGGGTATTTGACGATCCAAGAATTTTCGGCAAGACTCCGCCAACTTCGCACAACAGAAGAAGTGGGTCTTGTGATTGTGGATTACCTGCAGCTCATGAGTGATCCGAAAGCGGCGATGGGTGGACGCCAACAAGAGGTTGCTAATATTTCCAGAGGACTCAAACAAATGGCACGGGAAGTGGGTTGCCCCATCATTGCCTTATCGCAGATGAACCGTTCCATTGAAAACCGCTCCAAAGACCAACGGCCACAACTTTCCGACTTACGGGAGTCAGGTGCAATTGAGCAGGATGCGGATATTGTATGTTTTATTTATCGGGAAGAAATGGTGAAACCTCCCGAAGAGCTTGACCCTAATAAAAGGGGGATGGCTGAGATCATAATCGCCAAAAACAGAGCGGGAGCAACGGCCGATTTTCCATTGATGTTCAATCCGAAAATCAGTCGTTTCGATAACGTTCCATTATAA
- the rplI gene encoding 50S ribosomal protein L9, with translation MKVVLQKDVLNLGDAGDVKEVADGYARNFLIPRRLAVRANDGNTKAAIHQKRLAELKREKRVKVMKELSSSIDGKTYEVKVKVGENDKLFGSVTANDIALAIKNTGVELDKRKLELGEPIKSVGEFKIKVRLAEGVVPQIIVKVVGQA, from the coding sequence ATGAAAGTTGTATTACAAAAAGACGTATTAAATCTTGGTGATGCTGGGGATGTAAAAGAAGTTGCTGATGGTTATGCACGTAACTTTCTCATTCCAAGAAGACTTGCCGTACGTGCAAACGATGGAAACACAAAAGCAGCCATCCACCAAAAAAGACTCGCAGAACTTAAACGCGAAAAACGTGTGAAAGTGATGAAAGAACTTTCCTCTTCGATTGATGGTAAAACATATGAAGTGAAAGTGAAAGTGGGTGAGAACGACAAACTTTTTGGTTCTGTAACAGCGAATGATATTGCTCTTGCAATAAAAAACACTGGTGTAGAACTCGACAAACGTAAACTAGAGTTAGGCGAGCCAATTAAATCAGTTGGTGAGTTTAAAATCAAAGTTCGTTTGGCTGAAGGTGTTGTGCCTCAAATCATAGTAAAAGTCGTCGGCCAAGCATAG
- the rpsR gene encoding 30S ribosomal protein S18, which produces MDDDEKGGFRGKDGEGKFGRKNAKYKKKVCKFCADKALLAGLDYKRVDILERFVTNRGKIIPRRITGTCGKHQRALAREIRKSRSIGLLPFKVL; this is translated from the coding sequence ATGGATGACGACGAAAAAGGCGGTTTCCGTGGTAAAGACGGAGAAGGCAAATTCGGTCGAAAAAACGCAAAATACAAAAAGAAAGTATGTAAGTTCTGCGCAGACAAAGCGTTACTTGCAGGTCTTGATTACAAACGAGTTGATATCTTAGAAAGATTTGTGACCAACCGAGGAAAAATCATTCCAAGAAGAATCACTGGAACTTGTGGCAAACACCAAAGAGCCCTTGCTCGTGAAATTAGAAAGTCCAGATCCATCGGTTTATTACCGTTTAAAGTTCTGTAG
- a CDS encoding single-stranded DNA-binding protein yields the protein MANDLNKVLLIGRMTRDPEFKSVNGSSVVNFSIANNRVYVTNGEKKEETHYFDCVAWGRLADILKQYAGKGKQVAIEGRLQQQSWETPEGKKASKIRVYVETAQLLGGQGQGGGSGDRSDSSSSYDSGISSGYDDYPAGDDDIPF from the coding sequence ATGGCTAACGATCTAAACAAAGTACTACTCATCGGTCGTATGACTCGTGATCCGGAATTTAAATCGGTGAACGGGAGTTCTGTTGTCAATTTTTCAATTGCGAATAACAGAGTGTATGTGACAAACGGCGAAAAAAAAGAGGAAACTCATTATTTCGACTGCGTTGCATGGGGCCGACTTGCTGACATATTGAAACAATATGCTGGTAAAGGAAAACAAGTAGCGATTGAAGGTAGACTCCAACAACAGTCATGGGAAACTCCTGAAGGCAAAAAAGCCTCTAAAATCCGCGTATATGTCGAGACTGCACAACTATTAGGTGGTCAAGGACAAGGTGGTGGATCAGGAGACCGTTCTGACAGTTCCAGTTCTTATGATTCCGGCATAAGTAGTGGTTATGATGATTATCCAGCCGGTGATGACGACATTCCTTTTTGA
- the rpsF gene encoding 30S ribosomal protein S6, with amino-acid sequence MRNYEITNILREGNVEETKSAVKELLSKYNFTIQGEEDWGSKRLWHPVGQDEQGHFILTKCSGSPAEVAKIEHEFKLNANILKTLVIRANG; translated from the coding sequence ATGAGAAACTACGAAATCACGAATATTCTTCGTGAAGGGAATGTAGAAGAGACGAAGTCTGCCGTTAAGGAACTTCTCTCCAAATACAACTTCACGATCCAAGGCGAAGAGGATTGGGGTTCTAAAAGACTCTGGCATCCCGTTGGACAAGACGAACAAGGTCATTTTATTTTGACAAAGTGTTCTGGATCACCTGCAGAAGTAGCTAAGATTGAGCATGAGTTCAAACTCAATGCCAACATCTTAAAAACCCTCGTAATTAGGGCAAATGGCTAA
- a CDS encoding CapA family protein, protein MNQKLFLFYLFLPIFLFSADLPEAPEDPVELPVKSLYQFQTETGETLLYSNSTKLWFGGDVMFNWGVRDSMRSEDVFFPFRSFFHFLHQFDFRFINLETPILHKTPTADKRKSYVFYGERKDLTVLRSLGIDGVFLGNNHTMDFGENGLFETLDLLEEFKIAHTGAGKNTDHALQPIVVKKQNTEFRLFSFSDTGETRLFSGANSPGAAYFRVATAEKLVKKTKPGQVNILSVHWGVEYNPTPMDTERNAAKYLINAGYKVIIGHHPHVPQGIEVFPKGIVVYSLGNFFFGSKNQYLKHNISVVTHFEGDKLLFVEVIPVFGKHQSLPGDHYFFPLGPKEAENFLKEYAILCKQLGTDLVISGGRGYVFFDKELKAKLKP, encoded by the coding sequence ATGAATCAAAAGCTTTTTCTTTTTTATCTTTTTCTTCCCATTTTCCTATTTTCCGCAGATCTTCCCGAAGCGCCGGAAGATCCAGTAGAATTGCCAGTAAAATCCCTTTATCAGTTTCAAACAGAAACTGGTGAAACTCTTCTTTATTCAAATTCCACAAAGCTTTGGTTTGGTGGGGATGTGATGTTCAATTGGGGTGTGCGCGATTCGATGCGCTCTGAAGATGTATTTTTTCCGTTTCGAAGTTTTTTCCATTTTCTCCATCAGTTTGATTTTCGCTTCATCAATCTGGAAACACCAATCCTTCACAAAACACCCACAGCAGATAAGCGAAAGTCCTATGTCTTTTATGGGGAACGCAAAGATCTAACAGTTTTACGATCATTGGGAATTGATGGAGTGTTCTTAGGAAACAATCACACTATGGACTTTGGTGAAAATGGACTTTTTGAAACTTTGGATTTATTAGAAGAGTTTAAAATCGCACATACAGGCGCTGGCAAAAACACTGACCATGCTTTGCAACCCATCGTTGTCAAAAAACAAAACACAGAATTTCGATTGTTTTCTTTTTCTGATACGGGAGAAACCAGGTTGTTTTCGGGAGCAAATTCACCTGGTGCAGCATACTTCCGTGTGGCAACGGCAGAAAAACTTGTTAAAAAAACAAAACCAGGCCAAGTGAACATACTCTCCGTACATTGGGGAGTGGAATACAACCCAACACCGATGGATACCGAACGAAATGCGGCAAAATATTTAATTAACGCAGGTTATAAGGTGATCATTGGACACCACCCACATGTGCCACAAGGGATCGAAGTCTTTCCCAAAGGGATTGTGGTGTATTCGCTTGGAAATTTTTTCTTTGGATCGAAAAATCAATATTTAAAACACAATATTTCTGTTGTGACTCATTTTGAGGGCGACAAACTTTTGTTTGTGGAAGTGATTCCTGTGTTTGGAAAACACCAAAGTTTACCAGGGGATCATTATTTTTTTCCGCTCGGTCCAAAAGAAGCAGAAAATTTTTTAAAAGAATATGCAATTCTTTGCAAACAACTTGGTACCGATTTGGTGATTTCTGGGGGAAGGGGTTATGTTTTTTTCGATAAAGAACTAAAAGCCAAACTAAAACCATAA
- a CDS encoding tetratricopeptide repeat protein: MFQAIKTFNQQILFVFVCFLSVSYSQADPKPKEKDCSFLEPGVPGEYLLSRAIQEQIDGYQANNRKKGTEARKSFEASIAFMDQYHACQKEKGKGPTAQTAEIQAQTYLELANPTKAWEWSEIAKQNAKEVTKELVILQMRIRLREQDLTKATEVLERDLVSFPNDPDFLYLLGNLYFERKMWNQSLLYYTALSFVIERRDNHSKYKYVTAKSLGELNYKLDYPKIAIKRYKEYTSVNKSDMEVLFRLAQIYFVLGDFKMSKLYLEQIREKNPRDIDASHMLAEIYFLDARDIAPKFFATLKAEKKIPKDGIIPILYQQVNGHTYGLTEKLKAYIQSNPGRLSPRVALLELADQNNEPDYEVLNAETAQYAYEYRQYGLAERILRRGLSRLDPNLTDAKVNYLEKISACQEMLGKWNHAILSIKEAIRLNLDLEKNVRMRFRLAYLYLQGNLKKEQVSIDILSQTLSEKPSSTHYYLRGLAYFQLERYEDSVKDYTEAIGMDPNNPNFYFYRASAFDKLKRFPETESDLKKTISLNPNASNAMNYLGYLYAEKDIYPEEASSLLNQAIALEPDNPAYQDSLGWVYFRKKEYNSALLHLNFAASLALERGFEDPVIYEHLGDVYLAKKDPVNALQFYKLSLSNDKQTSNKDLVSKIKRVEKEISE, encoded by the coding sequence ATGTTTCAAGCAATTAAAACTTTTAATCAACAAATCCTCTTTGTTTTCGTATGTTTTCTTTCTGTTTCTTATTCCCAAGCAGATCCCAAACCAAAAGAAAAAGATTGTTCCTTTTTAGAGCCAGGGGTTCCCGGCGAATACCTCCTGTCTCGTGCCATCCAGGAACAAATTGACGGTTACCAAGCGAACAATCGAAAGAAAGGCACTGAGGCACGAAAGTCCTTTGAGGCATCGATTGCCTTTATGGATCAGTACCATGCCTGCCAAAAAGAAAAGGGTAAAGGTCCAACGGCCCAAACGGCAGAAATCCAAGCACAAACCTATTTAGAATTAGCAAATCCCACAAAGGCATGGGAATGGTCTGAGATCGCCAAACAAAATGCGAAAGAAGTCACAAAGGAACTTGTGATTTTGCAAATGCGAATTCGCTTAAGAGAACAGGACCTCACTAAGGCGACGGAGGTGCTCGAGCGTGATCTTGTTTCGTTTCCCAATGACCCAGACTTCTTATACCTACTTGGTAATTTGTATTTTGAGAGAAAAATGTGGAATCAGTCTCTCTTGTATTATACAGCACTTTCCTTTGTCATTGAAAGACGAGACAATCATTCCAAATACAAATATGTAACAGCAAAGTCTTTGGGTGAGCTCAACTATAAATTAGATTATCCTAAAATTGCCATAAAACGTTACAAGGAATACACTTCAGTCAATAAATCAGACATGGAAGTTTTGTTTCGATTAGCACAAATTTATTTTGTGTTAGGTGATTTTAAAATGTCAAAATTGTATTTGGAGCAAATTCGAGAAAAAAATCCAAGAGATATTGATGCATCTCATATGTTAGCTGAGATTTATTTTTTGGATGCTCGTGACATTGCTCCGAAGTTTTTTGCGACTCTCAAAGCGGAGAAAAAAATTCCAAAAGACGGAATCATTCCTATACTTTACCAACAGGTAAACGGCCACACGTATGGTCTTACTGAAAAATTAAAAGCGTATATCCAATCCAATCCAGGAAGGTTATCTCCTAGGGTAGCGCTCCTTGAGCTTGCAGATCAAAACAATGAACCTGACTATGAGGTACTCAATGCAGAAACGGCGCAGTATGCATACGAATACCGTCAGTATGGTCTTGCCGAACGAATCTTACGACGAGGACTTTCTCGTTTGGATCCAAATCTAACGGATGCTAAAGTCAATTATTTAGAAAAAATCTCTGCCTGCCAAGAAATGTTGGGCAAGTGGAATCATGCGATCCTCTCAATCAAAGAAGCGATTCGATTGAATTTGGATCTGGAAAAAAACGTTCGAATGCGATTTCGTCTGGCATATCTTTATCTACAAGGGAATTTAAAAAAAGAGCAAGTTTCGATTGATATCTTATCGCAAACTCTTTCTGAAAAACCAAGTTCCACTCACTATTATCTCCGAGGGTTAGCCTATTTTCAATTGGAACGTTATGAGGATAGTGTTAAAGATTATACGGAAGCCATTGGGATGGATCCAAACAATCCTAATTTTTATTTTTACCGAGCGAGTGCGTTTGATAAGCTCAAACGGTTTCCTGAAACAGAATCTGACTTAAAAAAAACAATCTCTCTCAATCCGAACGCTTCCAATGCCATGAACTATTTAGGTTATCTTTATGCAGAGAAGGATATTTATCCAGAAGAAGCAAGTTCTCTTTTAAACCAAGCCATTGCTCTAGAACCTGATAATCCTGCTTATCAGGATAGTTTGGGTTGGGTGTACTTTCGAAAAAAAGAATACAACTCAGCACTGTTACATCTTAATTTTGCGGCATCTCTTGCTTTGGAGCGTGGATTTGAGGATCCCGTAATTTATGAACATTTGGGTGATGTGTATTTGGCAAAAAAAGATCCTGTTAACGCATTACAATTTTATAAACTTTCACTCTCTAATGACAAACAAACGTCTAACAAAGACTTGGTGTCTAAAATCAAACGAGTGGAGAAGGAAATTTCAGAATGA